Sequence from the Eleutherodactylus coqui strain aEleCoq1 chromosome 13, aEleCoq1.hap1, whole genome shotgun sequence genome:
ATTAAATTGGTTGCCGTTACTGGTTCAAATGAGAAGTGGGTGCTATTCCTCTACAAAGGGAGGAGTCAAAGAACCTTCAATTGTTGAAACTATAGGATTCCATTTCAGTGGAACATAACCGCTACATCTGGGCTGGCTTATTTTTAATGGGAGTCTCCACAACTGGACCCTCCGCAATGTCTTTATGGTAAAACCTCATTACGGTCAATGTGATTACATGTTTTCGCCCATAGTGGTAACAGAAGTAGATTGCTATATGTGCAGCTGTCTAACAGACAAGCTTTGAGTCACCAAAGGCAAACCAGAGCCTATCAGGAGTAGTAAGCATAAGAGCTGCTATGAGGTCCAACATCTATAAGGGCTCACCAGCTGCCCTTTCTTCAATTCTCAATGGACCAGCTTTGGACCACTACAGATACACATTCTTGTATTTTTAGATAAAATCACAACACAAAAAATTGTCTCTTATACAAACCCATCTTTGAGTGATGAAACCTGTATGTGGAGAGGGCATTTAATACATCATAATTTTATTGAGTGTCATGGTCCATTGTGTGGCCTTCAGAAAGCATCACTATTCCTAGAGCTCTTGGAACAAGATACTCACTAAGGTTCAGTTTTTCATACAACTTTTTGCTTTCAATGGTTGTTTTTAAGAGCCTCCAAGGTTTAGCACTGTTTTGAAATAAGACTCTGCAACCATATTTAAAGAGGCGGTCCTAAATGTCAGACAAGTGTCTGTCCAGTAGATGAGCCTCCCCCTCCCAACTCAGATTTCCATCCCCTTGACATGCCATAAATACCCAGTATGCAAGAGTTACATTTGTAGAATAGGTATCCCTTGACACCCGTATGCAGATTCACGCGACCACACGTAGAAAGGGCTTACAACCTTTTCATTGCAGTCTATAGGAGTTACAGAATGAGATGAGCACATGGGCACCTCTCCACTGGGTTCTAAGGGGATAGCTGCTTCTGTGAGTTGGCTTTATTGGTTCTCCCGAGAGGCGAGTATCCCCAAAGTAGGACCTATCTGAATATACCATAAATTTATGATAGGAATAACTCTGCAAGAATCAGGAAGTCTCAGACTGTAATCCCATTGGAGAAGCCACTCATACAATGTCCCCCTCCTTTTATATGAGGAGGTAGTGTCCTTAGTAGGTCATTTCAATTTCAATCACCAAAGAACCAACATAGGTCATTTTTAAAATCAGTAGTTCTGCACCGCTTTTGTGGTTCATCTGGCTGATATGTCATAAGAATTATttatggtaaaacccctttagtcAATGAGAGGGAGTGTATTGGCACGTACTGCGGTAGTATACGCCCCTTGTCTAAGATGATGTGTATATGTAGTAAAATTATGCCAGGTTTTATGGTCCCAACAACTGTATGCAGTAATGTGATTTCAGCACTTAGGCTTAACTTCACACTAATCTGTTATCAGAGGTGGCAGAAGGCAGTGGTGGGCAAGTAGTTCCGGCAGCAGGTAATTTGCCTTGTTATGCTGCAACTTGCCTGCAAAATTGAATATAGGACAATAGAACTACTTGTCCACAGCCCCCTTATTTGCACCTGTTTACAGATgagcattcactgaaaaagccaaaaatgcaatacctgataggcttCAAAACAGGCACAAtagctgcagagcaggcacagtcaTCATAAGTCAGGCACAATCGCTAACGGCACTATTGCCGTAAACCCTAATAAAATGCAGTTAGCCAGACAAGgatatggaggagctacttgttcaatgcagactaatatGTAGTCACCCACTTAACCCAGGCCAGATTGGGGggagtgactgcaaacaaacatagcccGCACGTGTGAATAATACCAAAGAGGCCAGCCAAAAATGAATGTGGCCCACCATACAGCTTGCCATGGattttgggggagcccaagatgtcagccagtgcagTCCAGTTTGGAGATTCAGAACAACCTACTGCTATATCAGTGagagttgatatcctgtatggtgggccaCATCCATCTTTGGCTGGCCTCTTTAGTATCATTCACACATGCAggctgggctgggttgagtgggtgactgcacatTAGTCTACATTGAACAAGTAGTTCATAGTCTGGCTAACTGCATTCTATTAGGGTTTACggtgattgtgccggtggcgattaaGCCTGCcttatggtgattgtgcctgTGGCGACTGTGCCTCCTTTGcagcctatcaggtattgcatttttgtttttttcagtgaatgtctgttttttttctcacctctgtgattttaatgtagTTTACAGATAGGCAGGTTGCACTGTTATGACATCACCTCTGAAAGAATGTGTAGGCAGAATGATTAACCATTGCTTCAACAGTCATCACTTATGTGCTATtcgatccattaaaggggttatctgggggctatatatgttttattttcaAAGTTACCCAATATAATGTAGAAACTTAACAAAAGCCATACTTGCTTCTGGTCCATTGGCACCAGCCTCTGCTTCTCATCATTTACGGGTGCAGgaaggtctttgctgtggagtCATAAGTGATAAGCTGTGGGGACTGGGCACCGCTAGACCAGAAGCCACAGGGGAAGTGGGGGAAGCAAGTATGGCTTTTGTTATGTTTCTACTGTATATTTGGTAGCTTTGTAAAAAATACATAGTCCCCAGATAAACATtcccattccttgtcactggacttaCTGTTAtgttcatccctccctggtatgtaTCTAAGTGTTATTAAACACAAAACATCCGTGCCCTCTTACCctatctctggtatttatctaagtgcaaattaagttcaccatgttggtgccctcccatgtgatcatgtgtatatgttttaatataaatacatctttagatttgttccattaagcctgaggaaggactctgagaggtttgaaagctcgctattacatcatgtatttttattagccattaaaaggtatcatatctagaagattacttggtttctcttactgagaacaatcacactcgaataaaccctttaaccctttccaatccaatttgtatcctggttttcctagggggcttactctttttctgccgttatacaacggcgctatatgctggctaaagccagtactgcatgacgtgacacgttggataggctccgacagcagagaggctggcaatatacagtaagagaaccccgacggatgtcttccagcatcggaggtGTAAAGCCTTAaaacataatgtcttcagaggtcagacagtggattggaaagggttaatgattaaaCAGAGACTTTAACCAAAAGATTTTACAAGCTTGATTTCTCTCATTAACTTCTGAGCACAAACAATACATGTGAGTTCTATGGCAATTACCAAAAGGTAACCAGCGGCGATATCCCAAGTTCTGCGGTTGATCCAAAATATAAGCTGAGGGACGCAGCCTCCAAGGTAGATTAGGCTGCCAGCCATGACTTCACTCATAGCTAGTGCTCcaaatccacattgaaaattgGGTACAGTACCATTTTGAAGTGGGTCAATGCAGCAGGAATAAGGGACACCACACGAGTTGACGCCAGGGGAACTGCAGTTAAAATACCTGTGAAAGTAGAGACTCTCATTAATTGCAAGATCAATGTGAATATTTTTTGGAATCCCAAAATACATGGTTAAAAGGCTTGTCTCAGCAGAGACAACTACTTTCATATAGCAGCCACCATGGGTTTGGCTCTCTGCACCCCCAGCAAATAGCCATGTATTATAAGGACAACTCAAGTTTACCAGAGTGGCCTCTGTTCTGACTCATGGGGTCCtattgtacactcattgtcaaaaaaaaaatccctacccTAGAAGGAGTGGTCAGAATTGAACAAAACGTTCTCTGTGTGATTCCAACTTTGGTATAAGTAAATGATTACGATATCAGAGCAAACGGATCATTtactgtggaaaactgaacacttgaagggaggctctagtaccctgttgtaccgcctctagcttggatacaagatgtgatacggtcgagcatggaggctctagtaccctgttgaaccacctctaacttggataaaagatgtgatattgggtgggcatggaagctctagtaccctgctgggccgccTCTAGGTTGAATGCAAGAtcagatatgggtgggcatgaaagctctagtaacCTGCtgggccgcttctagcttggatgcaagatgtgatatgggtggccacAGAGACATGCAGGTTCCGTATGATATCTTGTGGCATAGCAGTGCACATTTGCTTTAATGGAGCTCTTAGATTGTGttaactcgtaggctgttgaagttggcatcccagatggtctcatacatctTCTATAGGTGATAAATCTGGTACTGGGTAGCCACgaaagtgtgacaatattgtggaggctttcctgtgacactcttgctgagtgcggccaagcattatcctgctggaagatgcctcttggaagccgccatgagaggaacacatgtggctgcaggatgtcctgagtcACTACATTACACAGTAGTTGGAGTAAAGATGgttttagaggggggggggggttcagctcTGAAGTTTGTAGAATTGTGAATGTGTAATGTACTCACCTTGTCACTATCCAGCAATCACTTTCCATTCTCGTGTTAGTACTGGCAGTGATGCTGGACAGAGCATATGCAGAGCTGTACGGTCAATCAGAATGGGATGCGCCATACTTAAAATGGcaacacactgacatcagagccAGTTATGTGTGATTTCACTCTGTAGTCTGCTTTATAAACATATGTCTTTTACTCCTGACTATGACCCAGTCTTACCACCGCCCCATACTACCCCCTATGGTACTGCATAGCTGGCTGTGCTAGACCTTTTTACAAAAACCTTGGCTCTTCTGACTACTCTTCTGTACTATTCACTACAGTATTACAAATAGGCATAACTAAGTAGTGCCCTGGATTCCCAGGTGAGCCTTACACTCAGCCGCATGAGCATCTGCAGTACTGCATACCGGTGTCTAGTTGACTAGTTACCTGAACTTTGACTCAACAAACTATGCCAAAATAATGCATCTGTTAGACCCTTGTTGGGGATGTCTGCCTTATCATGCTTCTGGAACCCCATCTCTCCTGTGATCTTTCCGGTATGTTTTGAGACACGGTTACATTCATCATTGCAAACTGCAACCGTATCTCCAGCTATTCGCACTTAGTATGGTTCTTCTTCTGCAGCTTATCCAGGGACTCGGTCACTGAAGGAGCTAAAAGATGTCCAAGTCCTGAAGCCAACtgattgccttaaaggggttgtcccgcgccgaaacgggttttttttttttcaaccccccgtccccgttcggcgcgagacaaccccgatgcagggacttaaaaaaaaacccgctcagcgcttacctgaatccccgcgctccggtgacttctatacttaccggttgaagatggccgccgggatcttcttcctccgtggaccgcagctcttctgtgcggtccattgccgattccagcctcctgattggctggaatcggcacgtgacggggcggagctacacggagctacacggagccccattgagaagataagaagacccggactgcgcaagcgcgtctaatttggccattcgaccattttagacggcgaaaattagacggcaaccatggagacgaggacgccagcagcggagcaggtaagtgaaaaactttttataacttctgtatggctcataattaatgcacaatgtacattacaaagtgcattaatatggccatacagaagtgtatagacccacttgctgccgctggacaacccctttaactctcataCAACTCAGGGGAAATTGTACTTTTTGGTTGGCTGTTTCTCTGGCCATCACAAGAAACGGACCATTTCAGAATGCTCTCTGGACTATGATATTGACTGCAATTTAGGCTCACTACATGCACAATGACCTCCATAAAGGTGAGTGCACCTGATAAGCTACATTGTAAAAGTTCCTCAGACATAATTAGGTATAAAGGAAACTTACAGGTTTATAGACCAGTCTTTGTAGGACTGCACTCCACAACACTCCATTCCAAGTTGTATTTCATCCAATATAAACTTAAGGTCCGAGTCACCTTGGTATCTGCTTATGGCTACCAGCATGGTCGTCTTCACCGAATCCTCAATTTGTTGATGAAAACACAGGACCACCAGGGCCACCAGACATTGCACGACCAATAGTATAGCAATCCCTACAAAGAACAGCTTGAGGAGACAAATGTTCTCTCGGATGAACCCGACACATCCTGAAAAAGACAAGACGCAGACCACCAGGCCCACCAGTACAAATATAAGCATGGGGTCAGTGCCTAGATTTACAATCTTCTCACTTATCAAGGACTGCTTATCTGCAAGGCCCCAAAATCCAATGCACAGCAGACCGAAGCCCAATGTAAAGACAATGAAGTTGAAGAAGAACATAAGATATTTGATGAACGGTACAAGGGGATCAGGATGATGGTGTTGAGGTGGAGGCAAGTCTTTTAGGGAAATAGTGGTTGAGCAGCTGTCAGCTTCAGCACCGTAGCCATGGGTGCAGTACTGGAAGCCATCCAATTCCGGGCCATAGTTTACATTCTGTTTGACAGCACCCTGCTGAAAGAGTATTGAAAATGTGAAAGCAGTCATTTCCAGCATTAGTCATTGCTTGTCCCTCCTGGTATGGGCTACAACAGTTATTGCTTCCTAACGTGACTAAAGggccttttagacgagccaattttcgtttgaacgagttagtgacgtcactgctggctcgttggctctcgtgcagcctgtttatacagcggatacatcgttggctcggtcACATgacaatcgttcagtcgttcacattcgttgtataagtgactgagaggaCTGGACGAGCGCTGGTTGAACAGAGCGATACGAGCCAACAATGGCTTTTATGCCTGCAGGAAAGGAACAATAAACGAAAAATAATGCTTATTATTTGTCGTTCAATCTTTGGCTCgtgtttagatggaacgattaccaAAAGATAATCGTTCTGTCCACATAACACCATACCCCATCATGGTGCCCCCAATAATACAATCCCTCACCCTCGCATGTTGGTAACTGCAGTGGCCGCCATCCATAATATACTGCTTTGTACTATTAACTATTTCCATGTTTTTAGCTTCCTGTCAGTGAACTAACACGTCTGTCCACAGGCTGAAGACCCGCCCTGATCCTGATCGCCATGAGTACAGGGCTCGTTCTAGTACCAGCGCTCATCTACATCCACAGGCTGAAGACCCGCCCTGATCGCCATGAGTACAGGGCTCGTTCTAGTACCAGCGCTCATCTACAGCCACAGGCTGAAGACCCGCCCTGATCCTGATCGCCATGAGCACAGGGCTCGTTCTAGTATCAGCGCTCATCTACATCCACAGGCTGAAGACCCGCCCTGATCGCCATGAGTACAGGGCTCGTTCTAGTACCAGCGCTCATCTACAGCCACAGGCTGAAGACCCGCCCTGATCCTGATCGCCATGAGCACAGGGCTCGTTCTAGTATCAGCGTTCATCTACAGCCACAGGCTGAAGACCCACCCTGATCCTGATCGCCATGAGCACAGGGCTCGTTCTAGTACCAGCGCTCATCTACATCCACAGGCTGAAGACCCGCCCTGATCCTGATCGCCATGAGCACAGGGCTCGTTCTAGTATCAGCGCTCATCTACAGCCACAGACTGAAGACCCGCCCTGATCCTGATCGCCATGAGTACAGGGCTCGTTCTAGTATCAGCGCTCATCTACATCCACAGGCTGAAGACCCGCCCTGATCGCCATGAGTACAGGGCTCGTTCTAGTATCAGCGCTCATCTACATCCACAGGCTGAAGACCTGCCCTGATTCTGATCGCCATAAGTACAGGGCTCGTTCTAGTATCAGCGCTCATCTACATCCACAGGCTGAAGACCCGCCCTGATTCTGATCGCCATGAGCACAGGGCTCGTTCTAGTATCAGCGCTCATCTACATCCACAGGCTGAAGACCCGCCCTGATCCTGATTGCCATGAGTACAGGGCTCATTCTAGTATCAGGGCTCATCTACATCCACAGGCTGAAGACCTGCCCTGATCCTGATCGCCATGAGCACAGGGCTCGTTCTAGTATCAGCGTTCATCTACATCCACAGACTGAAGACCCGCCCTGATCCTGATCGCCATGAGCACAGGGCTCGTTCAAGTACCAGCGCTCATCTACAGCCACAGGCTGAAGACCCGCCCTGATCCTGATCGCCATGAGCACAGGGCTCGTTCAAGTACCAGCGCTCATCTACAGCCACAGACTGAAGACCCGCCCTGATCCTGATCGCCATGAGCACAGGGCTCGTTCAAGTACCAGCGCTCATCTACATCCACAGGCTGAAGACCCGCCCTGATTCTGATCGCCATGAGCACAGGGCTCGTTCTAGTACCAGCGCTCATCTACATCCACAGGCTGAAGACCCGCCCTGATCCTGATCGCCATGAGTACAGGGCTCGTTCTAGTATCAGGGCTCATCTACATCCACAGGCTGAAGACCCGCCCTGATCGCCATGAGCACAGGGCTCGTTCTAGTATCAGCGCTCATCTACGCCCAATATTTATATCTGCTAGACAGGATCTGCaaggttttcagcctctggatgtgaCAAGATCTTTTCTATTCCCTTACAGCAAACAGGtcgtattcacacaagcgtatttgtatACGAAACATTTGTTCGcccaatgcgcagagaatagaactcatttatttcaatgggttcgttcacatactcgtattttgcgtgcacattttggttgcgcaaaaaaatatgcagcatgctctattttcctgcgcacatATTGAGCTCATTacactaaggctgccttcacagtgGCGTGAAaaacgtgcgagatttgtgtgttacgagacgtacaaatctcgcagaaatatgaactccattcttttgaatggtgtcatacaCATTAGctatgttttcccgcatggcaccgcgatTCAATATTATGCaggaaacagatcgcagcatgttctatcttcctgcgagATCACCCAGTGCTCTCAATGTGGCCGGCGTCAGCAAATAGGCAAGCGCAAAAAAgagcgcagcgtgttctattttaccgtaaaTATGCGAgctagagcccattgttctctataggtgcatatatacacacgcccAAACACCATTATATTGTGTATTGTTGGCATCTATACTAGTCGTCACTTTGTGACGATGTGGGAAAAAACCCCCCACAAGAACAGGTGTACTCCATGACAacatgcgtgagatacgctgtcatgcacagtactaTTTCGACGCCATACGCGGCAGTACGccagggggtggaaacaggctgaactagatggatgtcgtctcccttcagcctagcatactatattactatgtatgttaGGTCACCGCCGGCTCCAGAGCTATAAAGCACTGCGTGACCCCCCGCCGCGTTTTACGCTTACGGCCGTGTGCGCCCGGCCTAATTGGCTGTGAGCattattgtgtgtttttttgcacgcacaatttgcatgtgcaaaaagtacataaaaaaatGCACTTGCATATTCAAATACACAGCACCCATTGCAAAAACGCAGTGCAAATGTTCCAATAcgcatgcgctcatgtgaatccaaCTGTGAGGTATTGAATGAAACACAAAGTAGCTTAAATGATACGATGAGTTCTAATAGAGGAAACCAACTTTTCTGGCACAAAACCGGACCACTAACTACCCCAATATGTGTCGGCAGAACATACAGCAATCAACCGCCCGCCGCAGAGATTGTACGGAATTATCACCTTGGGTAACAAGCTCTGCGATTCCTCCGTCTTCCTCCGCAGCCCAGAGAAGGGGCACAGTTTCCTGAGCAGACGATACATTTTTACGCTCATCTTCACATAAATCCAGTTCAGAAAGGAGAAAATGTGTTGTGTAAATGCAGCGTTGTGatgattatccccccccccccggcccctccAAGTAGTCAGCA
This genomic interval carries:
- the TSPAN10 gene encoding tetraspanin-10 isoform X1 is translated as MSVKMYRLLRKLCPFSGLRRKTEESQSLLPKQGAVKQNVNYGPELDGFQYCTHGYGAEADSCSTTISLKDLPPPQHHHPDPLVPFIKYLMFFFNFIVFTLGFGLLCIGFWGLADKQSLISEKIVNLGTDPMLIFVLVGLVVCVLSFSGCVGFIRENICLLKLFFVGIAILLVVQCLVALVVLCFHQQIEDSVKTTMLVAISRYQGDSDLKFILDEIQLGMECCGVQSYKDWSINLYFNCSSPGVNSCGVPYSCCIDPLQNGTVPNFQCGFGALAMSEVMAGSLIYLGGCVPQLIFWINRRTWDIAAGYLLVIAIELTCIVCAQKLMREIKLVKSFG
- the TSPAN10 gene encoding tetraspanin-10 isoform X2, which translates into the protein MSVKMYRLLRKLCPFSGLRRKTEESQSLLPKGAVKQNVNYGPELDGFQYCTHGYGAEADSCSTTISLKDLPPPQHHHPDPLVPFIKYLMFFFNFIVFTLGFGLLCIGFWGLADKQSLISEKIVNLGTDPMLIFVLVGLVVCVLSFSGCVGFIRENICLLKLFFVGIAILLVVQCLVALVVLCFHQQIEDSVKTTMLVAISRYQGDSDLKFILDEIQLGMECCGVQSYKDWSINLYFNCSSPGVNSCGVPYSCCIDPLQNGTVPNFQCGFGALAMSEVMAGSLIYLGGCVPQLIFWINRRTWDIAAGYLLVIAIELTCIVCAQKLMREIKLVKSFG